From a region of the Marinomonas mediterranea MMB-1 genome:
- a CDS encoding energy transducer TonB, translated as MEFVAHPKDLPLDIAVIEDQAFPALTSERMGFVGITCLVADKYSQGCSVRVTLADIDPNFCVTGRIAWCDSEQGEYRIAIEFPVNDDCFCVRMVEQLSQIEHYRRQAKIQGRRLNYNEAAAEWIQKFAASFPAFLA; from the coding sequence ATGGAATTTGTTGCGCATCCTAAAGACCTACCTTTAGATATTGCTGTCATTGAAGATCAGGCGTTCCCCGCACTGACCTCTGAGCGTATGGGTTTTGTAGGAATAACCTGTCTGGTTGCAGACAAATATTCACAAGGGTGCTCCGTGCGAGTTACGCTTGCTGATATTGACCCAAATTTTTGCGTGACTGGCCGCATAGCATGGTGTGACTCTGAGCAGGGGGAATACCGGATCGCAATCGAGTTTCCCGTAAATGACGACTGTTTTTGCGTAAGGATGGTCGAGCAGCTTTCCCAAATAGAACACTATCGAAGACAAGCCAAAATTCAGGGGCGACGTTTAAACTATAATGAAGCTGCAGCGGAATGGATTCAAAAATTTGCTGCCAGTTTCCCAGCTTTCTTAGCGTAA
- a CDS encoding methyl-accepting chemotaxis protein — protein MSLSVVQRVLLGFGVLLALLLTVAATGFSGINKVEQRLERVTGEVSDIVSSSNKLNDELSKANSSVLQYLLSLTPTTLDSAQQDYGSHKVLFDSSISHLGSVLANYSELQTLIGDINSESETFFGIANRAMSNHRKMIVLRDEVNTSKLDLKDSLSFAAEDLGMLEDDGDTSEVKFAASYVRSQIESLTVTAGDYFDQSDLDHMQDLRNQMSKNVTAMQGKMQYLDDDSIVELVNEVIDGIANENGVINKAYEYVSLDQEAESIAAMLGKSMGKMQTNVVALLNGAEVIQEQSKNEATDAATLSKSIVAITVIISVVLAIAVAFWVGRSIRVPLAQVMKVLDVVANGDFTSRIKIETKDEFGDLAKWVNSLVDRLREVMGQIDQASNAVNRSSKANYDSAVQTQSMMKQQNEKTTNVASAMTEMAATVNEVAQNAEITLHKIQAVDQSAANSRDKMEHNIGEVESLVNQIESSTEVVNRLDEHSKNIGRILEVIQDIAEQTNLLALNAAIEAARAGEQGRGFAVVADEVRTLATRTHDSTEEIQNVIGQLQKGVKETVSSMQVCRNNAYSSVDEARNVGVALVDLQSLMNEIRDLSTQIATAAEQQSSVAQEINQSVHDIADSSEMASEGAKEGQESCRTVSELASKQQALLAQFKIL, from the coding sequence ATGTCATTGTCCGTCGTCCAGCGGGTTTTATTAGGTTTTGGAGTGTTGCTCGCGCTCTTGTTAACTGTCGCGGCAACTGGTTTTTCGGGAATAAATAAAGTCGAGCAACGTCTCGAACGAGTGACGGGCGAAGTGTCCGATATCGTCTCCTCTAGCAATAAATTGAACGATGAGCTATCTAAAGCGAACTCGTCAGTGCTTCAATATTTACTCAGCTTAACGCCCACTACACTTGATTCTGCACAACAAGATTACGGTTCCCATAAAGTCCTGTTTGACTCTTCTATCAGTCATTTGGGTTCTGTATTGGCGAATTACTCTGAACTTCAAACTTTAATCGGTGATATCAATTCTGAATCAGAGACATTTTTTGGTATCGCCAATAGAGCGATGTCAAATCATAGAAAAATGATTGTGCTCAGAGATGAGGTTAATACGTCGAAGTTAGATCTTAAAGACTCTCTTTCTTTTGCGGCTGAAGACCTTGGTATGCTCGAAGACGATGGCGACACATCAGAAGTGAAGTTCGCTGCTTCTTATGTTCGTAGCCAAATTGAAAGCCTAACGGTTACTGCTGGCGATTACTTTGATCAAAGTGATCTGGATCATATGCAAGATTTGCGTAACCAAATGAGCAAAAATGTCACAGCGATGCAAGGCAAGATGCAATATTTGGATGATGATTCCATTGTTGAATTGGTCAATGAAGTCATCGACGGCATAGCAAATGAAAACGGTGTGATAAATAAAGCGTACGAATATGTCAGTCTAGATCAAGAAGCGGAATCCATTGCGGCCATGCTTGGAAAGAGTATGGGTAAGATGCAGACCAATGTTGTTGCTTTGCTTAACGGCGCTGAAGTTATTCAAGAACAGTCCAAAAATGAGGCGACTGACGCAGCGACGTTAAGTAAATCCATTGTAGCCATAACCGTTATTATCTCTGTTGTGTTGGCGATTGCCGTTGCATTTTGGGTCGGCCGTAGTATTCGTGTTCCGCTCGCTCAAGTGATGAAGGTTCTTGATGTTGTTGCAAACGGTGATTTTACATCGCGTATAAAAATAGAGACAAAAGACGAATTTGGAGACTTGGCGAAATGGGTGAACAGCCTTGTTGATCGCCTACGTGAAGTAATGGGGCAAATTGATCAAGCCTCCAATGCAGTGAACCGCTCTTCCAAAGCGAATTATGACTCTGCTGTACAGACTCAATCAATGATGAAGCAACAAAATGAGAAAACGACCAATGTTGCTTCGGCCATGACTGAGATGGCGGCAACCGTGAATGAAGTTGCACAAAATGCTGAGATAACGCTCCATAAAATACAGGCCGTTGATCAGAGTGCTGCCAATAGTCGCGATAAAATGGAGCATAATATTGGTGAGGTGGAAAGCCTTGTTAATCAAATTGAATCGTCTACAGAGGTTGTTAACCGCTTGGATGAGCATTCGAAAAATATTGGTCGGATCCTTGAGGTCATACAAGATATTGCAGAGCAAACGAATTTGCTTGCCTTGAACGCTGCAATCGAAGCGGCGCGGGCTGGAGAGCAAGGACGAGGTTTTGCTGTCGTCGCCGATGAGGTGCGAACATTAGCAACGCGAACTCATGATTCAACAGAAGAAATACAAAATGTCATTGGGCAGCTGCAAAAGGGCGTTAAAGAAACCGTCTCTAGCATGCAGGTCTGCCGCAACAATGCGTATTCAAGCGTTGACGAAGCTCGAAATGTAGGGGTTGCGTTGGTCGATCTTCAGTCACTAATGAATGAAATTCGGGATTTAAGTACCCAAATTGCTACAGCCGCAGAACAGCAATCTTCCGTTGCTCAAGAAATTAATCAGAGTGTCCATGACATTGCAGACAGCTCTGAGATGGCCTCAGAAGGTGCTAAGGAGGGGCAAGAGTCTTGCCGTACCGTGTCTGAACTTGCTTCAAAACAACAAGCGTTGCTGGCTCAGTTTAAGATTTTATAG
- a CDS encoding TSUP family transporter translates to MEGLFAEWSIWLYLGLFLTAFLAGIVDTIAGGGGLITVPVLLAAGLSPAEALATNKLQGCAGTLSASYHFIKTRQVDINTMWFAITMTAIGSIAGTLLVSYLDSGVLIKLIPIILIAVAAFFYWLPKVQPVIASKVSLNSGQFALMVGTGIGFYDGLIGPGTGAFFSTAYLCFMGATLISATAHTKVLNATSNVSSLAIFSITGHIIWGLGLIMALGQWLGAQVGSRIVLSKGTTIIRPMVIFMCLAISAKLLYEQL, encoded by the coding sequence ATGGAAGGCTTATTCGCGGAGTGGTCAATTTGGCTCTATTTAGGACTGTTCCTCACGGCGTTTCTAGCAGGCATTGTTGATACTATTGCAGGTGGCGGTGGGCTTATTACCGTCCCTGTTTTACTTGCTGCGGGCTTATCTCCCGCAGAAGCACTCGCCACAAATAAACTCCAAGGGTGCGCAGGGACCTTGTCTGCTTCCTATCATTTTATTAAAACTCGTCAGGTCGACATCAACACAATGTGGTTTGCGATCACCATGACGGCTATCGGTAGTATCGCTGGCACATTGCTCGTCTCCTATTTAGACAGCGGCGTGCTAATCAAATTAATCCCCATCATACTCATTGCCGTCGCGGCCTTCTTTTACTGGCTACCTAAAGTTCAACCTGTCATCGCTTCAAAAGTCTCTCTAAACAGCGGCCAGTTTGCGTTAATGGTCGGGACAGGCATTGGTTTTTACGATGGTTTAATCGGCCCTGGCACTGGCGCTTTTTTCTCAACGGCCTATTTATGTTTTATGGGCGCCACACTGATCTCAGCCACGGCACACACGAAAGTGCTCAACGCAACCAGCAACGTCTCCTCACTCGCGATATTCTCCATAACAGGCCACATCATCTGGGGTTTGGGTCTTATCATGGCATTAGGGCAATGGCTTGGTGCGCAAGTCGGCTCTCGTATTGTCCTAAGCAAAGGCACCACCATCATTCGCCCGATGGTCATCTTTATGTGCTTAGCAATTTCAGCCAAACTACTTTATGAACAGCTCTAA
- a CDS encoding peroxiredoxin, giving the protein MSIQVDDMMPYGQFQVMGDNGPENVDVTEFFSGKRVIMFAVPGAFTPTCSISHLPGFVVHFDAFKEKCIDEIVCLSVNDVFVMDAWGKANNAENLVMAADGLAELTTSLGLELDISTAKLGIRSRRYAMLVDNGIVSNLWLEEPGEYKISSAEHVLSQI; this is encoded by the coding sequence ATGTCCATTCAAGTGGATGACATGATGCCATATGGGCAGTTTCAGGTGATGGGCGACAATGGTCCAGAAAACGTTGACGTAACAGAGTTCTTTTCTGGCAAGAGAGTCATTATGTTTGCTGTACCGGGGGCGTTCACGCCAACCTGCAGTATTAGTCACTTACCTGGTTTTGTGGTGCATTTCGATGCATTTAAAGAAAAATGCATTGATGAGATAGTATGTCTTTCAGTCAATGATGTGTTTGTCATGGACGCGTGGGGCAAGGCGAACAATGCTGAAAACCTTGTAATGGCGGCCGATGGGTTGGCAGAGTTAACCACGTCACTTGGTTTAGAGTTGGACATATCAACGGCGAAACTCGGGATTCGAAGTCGGCGTTATGCCATGCTGGTTGATAATGGCATTGTTAGTAACCTTTGGCTTGAAGAACCAGGCGAATACAAAATCAGTTCGGCGGAGCATGTTCTTAGCCAAATTTAA
- the glpK gene encoding glycerol kinase GlpK: MTDYLLAIDQGTTSSRAILFNRTGDRVVQAQEEFPQHFPNDGWVEHDPTDLWDSTLSVCRKVLDKAGVMASQVASIGITNQRETTLLWNIETGEPVYNAIVWQDRRTADYCKALEDKGFADIVHSKTGLLIDSYFSATKIRWVLQHSLLAQQLAAEGKLAFGTVDSYLIWCLTDGEVHKTDATNAARTMVFNIHDQCWDSELIQLFGIENIIFPQVMDSSDDFGLVNDRWLGAPIPINGVAGDQQAALVGQACFKPGMVKSTYGTGCFLILNTGDRPVVSKHKLLTTIGYRINGKVSYALEGSIFVAGATMQWLRDGLKLFEDASETKSLAEQSNYDNVYLVPAFTGLGAPYWDPDARGAIVGLTRDTGISDIVSAGLRSVCYQTKDLVDAMAKDGAEFNSLRIDGGMAVNDYMAQFLSDILEISVERPKITETTALGVAYLAALRIGWFNSLDDVTNLWLADRAFSPLMPAEKSQTLYSGWLDSVERVRTSD, translated from the coding sequence ATGACAGATTACCTTCTTGCGATCGACCAAGGGACCACGAGTAGCCGAGCGATTTTGTTTAATCGCACTGGAGATCGAGTGGTGCAGGCCCAAGAGGAATTTCCTCAGCATTTTCCTAACGATGGTTGGGTTGAGCATGATCCTACTGATCTTTGGGACTCTACTTTGTCGGTGTGTCGAAAGGTATTAGACAAAGCGGGTGTTATGGCATCTCAAGTTGCGTCTATCGGCATTACCAATCAACGTGAGACAACCTTGTTATGGAACATTGAAACTGGCGAGCCTGTTTATAACGCGATTGTGTGGCAAGACCGGCGTACGGCAGATTATTGCAAGGCGTTAGAAGATAAAGGCTTTGCTGATATTGTTCATAGCAAAACAGGGCTTCTTATCGACTCCTATTTCTCTGCAACGAAAATTCGTTGGGTTCTACAGCATTCGTTACTGGCTCAGCAATTAGCGGCAGAAGGGAAACTTGCGTTTGGTACGGTAGATAGCTATCTAATTTGGTGTTTAACGGATGGTGAGGTTCATAAAACAGACGCGACGAATGCGGCTCGTACAATGGTGTTTAATATTCATGATCAATGCTGGGATTCTGAACTTATCCAGCTATTTGGTATTGAGAATATAATTTTTCCTCAAGTGATGGATTCGAGTGACGACTTTGGACTGGTAAATGATCGTTGGTTGGGCGCGCCCATTCCAATTAATGGCGTTGCTGGTGACCAGCAAGCGGCACTTGTAGGACAGGCTTGCTTTAAACCTGGAATGGTTAAAAGTACTTATGGGACGGGCTGCTTTTTGATTCTGAATACAGGTGATCGCCCCGTCGTATCAAAGCACAAATTGTTAACCACGATCGGTTATCGTATCAATGGTAAGGTCAGTTATGCGCTGGAAGGCAGTATTTTTGTCGCTGGTGCAACCATGCAATGGTTAAGAGACGGGTTAAAGTTGTTTGAGGATGCTTCCGAAACAAAAAGTCTCGCAGAGCAGTCGAATTATGACAATGTGTATCTTGTTCCTGCTTTTACTGGGCTCGGTGCTCCTTATTGGGATCCTGATGCGAGAGGTGCCATTGTCGGCTTGACGAGAGACACCGGTATTTCGGATATCGTCAGTGCAGGCTTACGCTCTGTGTGTTATCAAACTAAAGATTTGGTGGACGCAATGGCGAAGGACGGCGCTGAGTTTAACTCGTTACGTATTGATGGTGGTATGGCCGTTAATGATTATATGGCTCAATTTTTGAGCGATATATTAGAAATTTCGGTAGAACGTCCTAAAATTACAGAGACGACCGCTTTAGGGGTTGCGTATCTCGCAGCATTGCGCATAGGATGGTTTAATTCATTAGATGATGTTACAAACTTATGGTTGGCCGATCGGGCTTTTTCTCCGTTAATGCCAGCTGAAAAAAGTCAAACGTTATACAGTGGCTGGCTTGACTCAGTCGAACGAGTACGGACAAGCGATTAA
- the glpD gene encoding glycerol-3-phosphate dehydrogenase — MQKTHFNLFVIGGGINGTGIAADAAGRGLSVGLCEMRDLASATSSASSKLIHGGLRYLEHYEFRLVKEALSERETLLKVAPHLVTPMRFQMPHRPHLRPAWLIRLGLFLYDHLGKREQLAGSKSVKYDQSSPLKADIKQGFEYSDCWVDDARLVVINAKSAQENGAEINVRTECSHAVRKNGIWHIDLKDQRSGETRTVTADALVNAAGPWVSSFIESKVQRKAPYGIRMIKGSHIVVPRLYNQTNAFIMQNADKRIVFAIPYRENYTLVGTTDVEYKGDPKAVTISEEETNYILDVANQHFKQQLTQEDVIWSYSGVRPLLQDESDDPSAVTRDYTLYTEDEDGKAPLLSVFGGKITTYRKLALSALDDLSPYFKDMKEAWTDRKPLPGGDFTDGHDAYIVSLQKQYPFLTAHMAKRFVASYGSLTHTMLKGISSQADLGTLFGSDLYEAEVTYLIQHEWARSTEDILWRRTKLGLEFNPEQVASLTLFIDAYIDTYFPKASTESDSLEQLEQAE, encoded by the coding sequence ATGCAAAAAACACATTTCAATCTCTTTGTGATTGGCGGCGGAATTAACGGCACAGGCATTGCAGCAGATGCCGCAGGACGCGGCCTATCTGTCGGTTTATGTGAAATGCGCGATCTTGCCAGCGCCACCTCCTCTGCAAGCAGCAAGTTAATTCATGGCGGATTACGCTATTTAGAACATTACGAGTTTCGTTTGGTAAAAGAAGCCTTAAGCGAACGCGAAACACTCCTTAAAGTAGCGCCGCATCTTGTCACACCAATGCGCTTCCAAATGCCTCATCGCCCCCACTTAAGACCCGCTTGGCTAATTCGTCTAGGGCTATTTTTATATGATCACCTTGGAAAACGTGAGCAATTAGCTGGCTCAAAAAGCGTAAAATACGATCAGTCCAGTCCACTAAAAGCCGACATAAAACAAGGGTTTGAGTACTCAGATTGCTGGGTTGACGATGCTCGCTTAGTCGTTATAAACGCTAAAAGCGCTCAGGAAAACGGGGCTGAAATTAACGTACGAACAGAGTGCTCCCATGCTGTCCGAAAAAATGGCATTTGGCATATAGATCTAAAAGACCAACGATCAGGCGAAACACGTACTGTGACGGCAGATGCTCTTGTCAATGCAGCCGGGCCATGGGTATCTTCCTTTATCGAATCCAAGGTTCAACGGAAAGCGCCCTATGGCATACGAATGATTAAAGGTAGCCATATTGTTGTTCCGCGCCTATACAATCAAACAAACGCCTTTATCATGCAAAATGCGGACAAGCGCATCGTGTTCGCCATCCCGTACAGAGAAAACTACACATTAGTCGGCACGACAGATGTAGAGTACAAAGGCGATCCAAAAGCCGTCACTATTTCTGAAGAGGAAACCAACTACATCCTTGACGTTGCCAATCAACACTTTAAACAACAATTGACCCAAGAAGACGTGATTTGGAGCTATTCCGGCGTACGCCCTCTTCTACAGGATGAGTCTGATGACCCGTCCGCTGTCACTAGAGACTACACCCTCTACACAGAAGATGAAGATGGCAAAGCTCCGTTATTGAGTGTTTTTGGTGGCAAGATAACAACCTATCGCAAGTTAGCACTCTCAGCATTAGATGATTTGTCCCCTTACTTCAAAGATATGAAAGAAGCATGGACAGATCGAAAGCCTTTGCCAGGAGGAGACTTTACCGATGGCCATGACGCTTATATCGTCTCATTACAAAAACAGTACCCTTTCCTAACCGCGCATATGGCAAAGCGTTTTGTTGCATCCTATGGGTCGCTCACACACACCATGCTCAAAGGTATCAGCAGTCAGGCAGACTTAGGGACATTATTCGGATCAGACTTGTATGAAGCAGAAGTGACGTACCTTATACAGCACGAATGGGCTCGATCGACTGAAGATATTCTTTGGAGAAGAACCAAGTTAGGCCTAGAGTTCAATCCAGAACAAGTGGCGTCTCTCACCCTGTTTATTGATGCCTATATCGATACTTACTTTCCAAAAGCCAGTACAGAGTCGGATTCGTTAGAGCAATTAGAGCAAGCGGAATAG
- a CDS encoding aminotransferase-like domain-containing protein, producing the protein MDLPLYEKIADQIELQVRDGIFAPGTKIPSVRKSSKQLHVSVATILQAYSLLEDRGIIKARPQKGYFVQDTLLENETSDDRIPTNIEKPTTHLIETLLQQHTGEQVTRFSSSIPSTHFLPVRQLQRSVGRLMRLEPEVCVDYSEAKGSEHLRRQIAIRMLDAGCKVQPDDIIITLGCQNAIILALKAITKPGDVIAIESPTYHGVLQAIELLELNAIEIPCSHNTGIDLTVLQEAANNLPLKAAIITPNYQNPTGATLSSENRKSLLKLCSTYSIPLIEDDVYGELSYSDRRAKALLCEAPNADITYCSSFSKSIAPGFRVGWIISQKYQSKIEHLSYVSSVSTPTLTQTAVANFLENGAYDRHLRKTTAVYKENLNKCKRAIEQYFPPNTEISSPLGGFLLWIILPNSINALALHEQAIQSGIGILPGNVFYIEQQFSHHIRINYALPWSNKVETCLKELGELCVKLQKG; encoded by the coding sequence ATGGATCTACCGTTATACGAAAAGATCGCTGACCAGATAGAGCTCCAAGTGAGAGACGGCATCTTTGCGCCTGGAACTAAAATTCCCTCGGTTCGTAAATCCAGTAAGCAATTACACGTTAGCGTTGCAACTATTTTACAAGCCTATAGTTTGTTGGAAGACAGAGGCATTATTAAAGCCCGTCCTCAAAAAGGGTATTTCGTTCAAGATACACTTCTAGAGAACGAAACGTCGGATGACAGAATTCCAACCAACATCGAAAAGCCCACAACTCACCTTATCGAGACACTTCTACAACAACATACAGGCGAACAGGTAACACGATTTTCCAGCTCAATTCCCAGCACCCACTTCCTTCCTGTTCGTCAATTGCAGCGCTCGGTTGGCCGCTTAATGCGGTTAGAGCCAGAGGTCTGTGTCGACTATTCAGAAGCAAAAGGCAGTGAGCACCTTAGAAGGCAAATAGCGATACGCATGCTGGATGCAGGCTGCAAAGTCCAACCTGACGACATAATTATTACGCTAGGCTGCCAGAATGCGATTATTCTTGCGCTCAAAGCAATAACAAAACCGGGTGATGTCATTGCTATAGAAAGCCCAACTTACCATGGCGTGCTACAGGCAATAGAACTGCTTGAGCTTAACGCAATAGAAATTCCTTGCTCACACAACACAGGTATAGACTTAACAGTACTTCAAGAAGCCGCTAATAACTTGCCTCTAAAGGCCGCTATAATCACACCTAATTACCAAAATCCGACAGGGGCGACGCTCTCTTCAGAAAATCGAAAATCACTGCTTAAGCTCTGCAGTACATACTCTATTCCACTCATTGAAGACGATGTTTACGGTGAGCTTTCCTACTCAGATCGTCGCGCCAAAGCACTGCTTTGCGAAGCGCCTAACGCCGACATTACGTATTGCAGCTCCTTTTCGAAAAGTATCGCGCCAGGTTTTAGAGTTGGCTGGATCATTAGTCAAAAATACCAATCCAAGATTGAACACCTTTCCTATGTAAGCTCGGTATCAACGCCGACTCTCACTCAAACGGCTGTAGCAAATTTCTTAGAAAATGGCGCTTATGATAGACATTTGCGTAAAACCACCGCAGTCTATAAAGAGAACCTGAACAAGTGTAAAAGAGCAATAGAACAGTATTTTCCACCCAATACTGAAATTTCTTCACCATTGGGCGGTTTTTTATTATGGATTATTCTGCCAAATTCTATAAATGCGCTAGCATTACATGAACAAGCGATTCAATCGGGTATTGGCATCTTACCTGGTAACGTTTTTTACATTGAGCAGCAGTTTAGTCATCATATAAGGATTAACTATGCATTACCTTGGAGCAATAAGGTCGAAACCTGCTTAAAAGAGTTAGGAGAACTCTGTGTCAAACTGCAAAAGGGATAA
- the ppnN gene encoding nucleotide 5'-monophosphate nucleosidase PpnN, producing MSLEDRVNALVAPKGALEILSQDEITRLSVGSGSLHDLFRRCALAILNCGSDSDDAAAVMEEFKNFEITIVQQERGVKLQLDNAPSSAFVDGKMISSVREMLFSVLRDIIFTFQEYNLERGLSSASSEKITNVVFELLRNANVFRRIRTPDMVVCWGGHSIARHEYDYTKKVGHELGLRELNICTGCGPGAMKGPMKGAAIAHAKQRITNGVYLGLTEPGIIAAESPNPIVNQLVIMPDIEKRLEAFVRTGHGIVVFPGGAGTAEEILYLLGILMHPENADIPFPLVFTGPKESAAYFEQIHAFLGDVLGEEAQAKYQIVIDDETEVARIMKEGMEEVRQYRKQHHDAFYYNWMLHIPEEFQHPFEPTHEKVRELNLHYDQEKHLLAADLRRAFSTIVAGNVKAQGVQYIKENGPFEIHGDKKLLKKLDALLEAFVKQQRMKLPGSAYVPCYKVITD from the coding sequence ATGTCGTTGGAAGATCGCGTTAATGCTTTAGTTGCGCCAAAGGGTGCATTGGAAATACTTTCTCAGGACGAAATCACTCGATTGTCTGTTGGATCAGGGTCATTACATGATTTGTTCAGGCGCTGTGCGCTGGCGATTTTGAATTGTGGAAGCGATTCAGATGACGCCGCGGCGGTCATGGAAGAATTTAAAAATTTTGAGATTACCATCGTTCAGCAAGAACGTGGTGTTAAGCTGCAATTGGACAATGCACCAAGCAGTGCGTTTGTTGATGGCAAAATGATTAGCAGCGTTCGTGAAATGTTGTTTAGTGTTCTGCGAGACATCATCTTTACGTTTCAGGAATACAATCTTGAGCGTGGCCTGTCGAGCGCTAGCTCTGAAAAGATTACCAATGTGGTGTTTGAGTTGCTACGCAATGCAAACGTTTTTAGAAGAATACGTACTCCAGATATGGTGGTGTGTTGGGGAGGCCACTCAATAGCGCGTCATGAATACGACTACACTAAAAAAGTAGGACATGAACTGGGCTTACGGGAACTTAATATTTGTACCGGATGTGGCCCCGGTGCCATGAAAGGCCCAATGAAAGGGGCTGCAATCGCCCACGCTAAGCAGCGAATCACCAATGGTGTCTACCTTGGGTTAACCGAGCCCGGTATTATCGCAGCAGAATCGCCCAATCCCATTGTGAATCAATTGGTGATAATGCCGGATATTGAAAAAAGGCTGGAAGCCTTTGTACGTACAGGCCATGGTATCGTTGTTTTTCCTGGTGGTGCGGGAACCGCTGAGGAAATTCTCTATCTATTGGGCATATTAATGCACCCAGAAAATGCAGACATTCCTTTCCCTCTTGTCTTTACTGGTCCGAAAGAAAGTGCGGCATACTTTGAGCAGATTCATGCATTCTTAGGCGATGTTCTTGGTGAAGAGGCTCAAGCCAAGTATCAAATTGTGATAGACGATGAAACTGAAGTTGCTCGTATCATGAAGGAAGGAATGGAGGAAGTTCGTCAATATCGAAAACAGCATCATGACGCTTTCTACTATAACTGGATGTTACATATCCCGGAAGAGTTTCAACACCCGTTTGAGCCAACGCATGAAAAAGTCAGAGAGTTGAATTTGCATTATGATCAGGAGAAACACCTTCTCGCGGCGGATTTACGTCGAGCATTTTCAACGATTGTCGCAGGTAATGTAAAAGCGCAAGGGGTTCAGTATATTAAGGAAAATGGACCTTTTGAAATTCATGGCGACAAAAAACTGCTTAAGAAATTAGATGCTCTTTTAGAAGCATTTGTTAAGCAGCAGCGTATGAAGCTGCCAGGCAGTGCATACGTTCCATGTTATAAAGTCATTACGGATTAA
- a CDS encoding DUF501 domain-containing protein: MTTPLSADDLEIITRQLGRTPSGIRRIAHYSPHGIPQVLEMETWVFNQPFPTFYWLSSSAIDKALARIESQGVVKELEQRIKDDPELREAYHDSHRDYIARRWDAMTDEHKSIIEEKGFTTLFETLGIGGIKNWDQVRCLHMQYGHHLAGSNVIGKILDEEYGIREIADKEGK; encoded by the coding sequence ATGACCACACCTTTAAGTGCAGATGATCTTGAAATCATCACTCGCCAGCTTGGCAGAACGCCCAGCGGTATTCGACGCATTGCCCACTATTCTCCTCATGGCATTCCACAAGTGTTAGAAATGGAAACTTGGGTGTTTAACCAACCTTTTCCTACATTCTATTGGCTTTCCAGCAGCGCCATTGACAAAGCGCTCGCGCGTATAGAAAGCCAAGGTGTCGTAAAAGAGCTAGAGCAACGAATAAAAGACGATCCAGAGCTACGTGAGGCCTACCACGACTCTCATCGAGACTATATCGCACGCCGTTGGGATGCGATGACAGACGAGCATAAATCGATTATCGAAGAAAAAGGCTTCACAACGCTTTTTGAAACGCTGGGAATTGGCGGCATAAAGAATTGGGACCAAGTTCGTTGCTTACACATGCAATACGGCCATCATTTGGCTGGCAGCAATGTCATCGGAAAAATACTAGATGAAGAATACGGTATTAGAGAAATTGCTGACAAAGAAGGCAAATAA
- a CDS encoding DeoR/GlpR family transcriptional regulator gives MSQMTRQDRIVKLVKEKGYLSVDELAQIFAVTPQTIRRDINALVDSHQIRRHHGGASYDSSTTNVAYSTRQALQQEAKKRIAAHLVKEIPNNASLFINIGTTTEAVAKALLNHEGLQIITNNLNVATILSAKPDFTVIVAGGTVRSRDGGVMGEATIDFINQFRVDFGIIGISAIDPNDGSLLDFDYQEVRVAQTIIANSRNVFLAADNAKFGRHAVVRLGHLGQVDTLFTDIAPPEETLSLMKGYKVALEICD, from the coding sequence ATGAGCCAGATGACTCGCCAAGATCGCATAGTGAAACTAGTTAAAGAGAAGGGCTACCTTTCTGTAGATGAACTGGCTCAGATATTTGCAGTAACACCACAAACGATTCGTCGCGATATAAATGCGTTGGTCGACTCACATCAAATACGACGCCATCATGGTGGTGCAAGTTACGACTCAAGCACAACCAATGTCGCTTACTCAACAAGACAAGCACTTCAGCAAGAAGCCAAAAAAAGAATCGCCGCACACCTTGTGAAAGAGATTCCAAACAACGCATCGTTGTTTATCAACATTGGAACCACGACCGAAGCGGTTGCTAAAGCACTGTTAAACCACGAAGGGCTTCAAATAATAACCAACAACTTAAATGTCGCCACCATTCTAAGCGCCAAACCCGACTTCACAGTCATTGTTGCTGGCGGCACCGTGCGTTCCCGTGATGGAGGCGTCATGGGGGAAGCGACCATCGACTTTATAAACCAGTTCCGCGTCGACTTTGGCATCATCGGCATCAGTGCCATTGATCCCAATGACGGCTCTCTTCTCGACTTCGACTATCAGGAAGTTCGTGTCGCACAGACCATTATCGCCAATTCAAGAAACGTATTCTTAGCCGCCGATAACGCTAAATTTGGCCGCCATGCCGTGGTAAGACTCGGTCACTTAGGACAGGTCGACACCTTATTTACCGATATAGCGCCGCCAGAAGAGACACTGTCTTTAATGAAAGGGTACAAGGTAGCACTCGAAATCTGTGACTAG